AATGTACGCATTAACTGGAACGAGTAATATGTTTGGTTTCGCAAATATACATTTCCAAAAATTGAATCATTGTTGAAACAAAGCAAACTGATATTTATTCggcattttaatttaaatatacattgTGAAATGATGACTTCTTCATTGCATTGCACTAGCAAATAGAACTGCTAGATACGCGAGGTTATCATAGACTCACCTGTAACGGACACGTATGCCCCAGACGAACTATTTTTCACGAGCGGGAAAAATGTCTTGTATCCACCAAATGCGGGAAAAAATTGGGAGCCAAATACGTCATTTATCTGTTCCGCATTAACATGTAGCAGTGGTCCGAAATTGTGATACGGGAATCCCATCACTGATATTATAACGTCAACCTTATCACCTACAGCAGACTTAACCTGACAAAGATGTAGACATAGCTTATAATAATTCATCTGCCAGCGCACAAGCGATATGCACGAGGACAAAAACAATTTGTACGACGAGAGTACACAGGTTCTTCTAAGGGGTAGGGCTTTAGAATTTGAAAAggcttttatttaaattaataaatataaatatgggGGATCCACATGGAACACTTCAGCTTGCACGACATTTTTCTATGTTATATCCTTTTTACGTTATAATTTCTTTCTATATAATATACAGCTGCATTTAAGCAACAGTAACTTAGGAGAATACATTTCAAGACTTACTTTATCTAGGAGTTCTGCTGATGCTTTTTCATTTGCTACGTTTCCAACCACGCCCAAGACTTTTGCAGAGGAATCCTGTCCCAGACTAGCCTTGATTGCTTCTTTAACTTTGTCAATTTTTTCTTGACTCCGAGATGTAATCACAACAGTCTTGTAGCCACCACTTTCAAGGAAGGCCTTCGTGGAAGCACTTCCGATGTTACCGGCTCCACCCAAAACCAACGCTATCTTAGACATGGTTTATTTATGCTATTTGAGCTGAAAAGATACGCAATAGATGTTAAATAAAGTATTCAATTCTAAGATCTCTTGAGCTTGATTCAACCTTtgcctaaaaaataaataaattcctATGAAGAGGGTCCAATAGGCTACGAGTACTAAACATTATGTCCTATTATTAACTTGAGGACGTATCGGTAATTGTTCGACGCAAAATAAATCACTAGCTAAAAACGTGCGACGAGCAGTGAAACGTAAGCATCACGTTTcttgttttcataaaaataatttttaatttgtattattGCGAAAATCTTGTTCGAAACTATGACACAGTGACTTCAGCCGACTTTCTCACTTTAAAACTGGAGCCATGGTCCAGACTACGATCATGTAAAACATTATCAACGAGGAAATGTTTTGTGACGTGTACATGCAttgtaaatgaaatattcaatgattACGCCAAACATCGGAATGTAATTACTTTGACTGACTTTCTAACagatattttattgatattgccATATCGAAAATCCCGCCATTAATGCTGGAACAAAGCCACAGCGTTTCTGTAGTAGTAGGTAATTGAACATTTAATCAATTTCAactaatttgttttaaatttagaGTTCAATTTCCGTTGTAAGTTTGTGGTTCAATCAAGTAAATCATTGTCAgaagatttcagaaaaaaatccAATGTCTGGAATTAAATCTTAATATTTTTGTGGGGTTAGCTAGGTTAAGAGAACGGAGTGAAAATCCTTACGTTTCGGAACTatcaaaaccaatttcaaatgtCAGATTTCTGTCGGGCGAGCAGAGTGATACCGGTAACATTCGATTTTTAGgaacataaaatcaaaaattcaaactTAATAACAATCTTGGCAATTGTAACACTGGCAATTAAAGAACGAAGACGTCTGAAAATAGCCTAGGTATAATAAGCAAGTCTAACTAGGCTACATCATATATGACTGAATTTGAATTCCTTCTGAGTGATTACTTCGACGTAAATGGATACTTGCTGGTAGAGTAACTTGTATACGACAATTCAACATCTGACATATGCAGTAACGATTATGAGTACAACATAAACAAAAATTCATTGTTTTCTCACCGTTTTCTGACATGTTTTCTAAGAAACCTATCTCCTGTTGGCCCTCCTGTTCAATAGTATACCAGGTGTTatacattttccaagttcaaaCAAATGCAGGTGACTAAATTGTACTCCaatttatcattaaaaataatacCGGTCACATACATAGCACTAAAGTGTAATAGTATATGTACCATACAAATACGACTAAATCGGCACAATCCTAGCCTTGAACATGGTGCGTATCATTGTGGTTCTATCATATTTGACAGACAAATGTCACGTATACCTAACATGTATAAAATGAGCTCAATCATAAATTCTCATATGCAAATTACCCATGCGACAAAATTAATATCATCATTTGCTTCGTCTGCGGGGTattcaaatttgttaaaatttggCAATCATTTCCAATTAGATATATCCGGAATACTATTACTCTAAAAATATCAGCAGATAGACTCTAAACAGATATTAATACCATTATCGAAAAACAATCATATACATTATGATAGAGTCAGATTTTAGTGAACTAATATCTAAGAATTTGTGTTTTTGTCACACCATAGAAAGGTATTTATACATTACTATTCTATAATCAAGGCGTTTCATTGTATAGTATATTGTTGTGTTGGGTCGTAATGATCAATTAGGAGCCGAGTCATAGACTGGAGATGAAGGAACCACAATTTGACACCTAATTCCAATAACAGACGCAAGTTTGATTTTCTTACGTTTGTGCGACTATATGGCTAGAGATAagctgaaaaaaatttaaatgtgcTATACTTGTAGATAATTACGCTCAGTTCAAGTTAACGCCCGTACTTTAAAGTTGATAAAAATCGCGTAATTTTCTCTGCTGGGgataattttgtatatttatccCACCGTCGCTTCACCCGGAGGCGTTTATTTTAATGTGTTAAGATGAAGCATATGCgaacaaataatttgaaaacgTATCATTAGTTTTGTGAAAGAAATTTATAAATTCAACAATTTGTATCAATATTAATTTGGCATTGCGAATAAATCAATTTGGCATcaatgagcaattttttttactaagGCAATTATGTTATTTTCTCCAGTTATATTTTCGAGAATTTATTTCActttatataaacaaaaacaatttctgTATTTGGCGTATGTTTAAAGTGGGAAGTGATTAATCAAATCAAGTCCTGAAACTGGCTCACAATCGAACTCGCGGTACAGATATGTCGCTTCATCAATGTCGCCATACTCGATTGGAGTTATTAAATAAAGCAACGAATATTTCTGACACATTACATCATTCGCAATTGTCAATAACATTGTATGATATTCAATATGATcgtttattttgcaataataagTTCTTCAAGCTATCCGCTTATTCAAACAGTAGCTTAGATGTTAGATAGCGTAATCGAGATCGCGAAATCTAATATTTAGACGGGCGACATATACGTAGATAAGTGACTGAACTGTTGTCTAGCCGTACCCTACCTGTGTGGACTGGGTCATAGAACGCTCACACAAAACAAGGTCGAGCGAAGGTAAGGACTTCCACATATTACAATTAACAAACATCACGATGGACCTGAAACTTAATCGAATATACTATACCTGCTCAACGATATACAACGATCAAGAAATACCTCCGACGTCGACCTTGTCTTGTGTCGGGCTagatttcaatttctttttgttAAATATCTCAGCTGTTAAGTTAATAATTTTAGTATTATGAACACAGCTGGCAATTCGAGAACtacataattatattttttcagccAGTATAATTCGATAATAGGGTCTCACTGACTATAACTCTAATACCTTTCCCAAAGTTATTGAACATGGACGTTCACGGTATCGGATTGCTTGttgctgtaaaacaaaaaaCGACGGGTATACTGCAAAGTCTTTCCACGAGATCGGACTTTGAAAGCATCGTGTACTCGCCAAACATATTATTCTTGATAGTATTGATAGTctttgaaaaaaaacttgacctgaaaaaatattcatccacAACTAGTTCGTCACCGACATTTGACAGCATTCGATACCAAAACCGAATGTGTATATCGTGGTGAGAATTGATATTATGATTAGCGTAAAACGTTATCACGGAATGAATAGTGACTGATATTGATTTTTGacgtttattaaaaaatatctttcGAAACGCACAAATTGGAACCGGaatcttttattatttatacaagcacgaaattaaaatatatcaacgTTTTGGACAAATGCCAAACAAAGAGTTTTAATTCTGATTGATTCAAATTATGATCTCACCATTGCCTTGTCTCGTATTTCATCACACACGGACGAGCATTGACTTGGAAAAATGACAAAGgcaattgttaatttttttttatatttggatTTGGTTTCAAATTGTGACATGTCCATGCTTTTCTCCTTTCCTTATACTGTCTATCTATATATCCGGTTCAAAGAATGCCAAATATATTTCTTAGTTGCCTTGGTAATTATCGAAGAGAGCGAATATAACAAAATAAGACATACTCTATTACGGTCAAAAATAGATCGTCCGAAATATTCAATATAGCTACGTTGAGTATGTATGGTTGGTCGAGTATGGTTGGTTGAAGTCGTTTAGGGTTAGAACTACTCTAACCTCAATGAACCAAGCATTACTCCGTAAACTCAAGCTACCTATTTTCGACCGGTCTATGCTACTCTTCATTCTTTTCGCTTTTTAGTAATTACCAAGATCTTTACAATTCGGGCGAATAACGCGATCAACGGTCCATGAACATACCACAATAACAGCATTTAACTATGTCGAAGGGTCGCCTATAATGTATCTATAACGCAGCTAAGTTATTATGATACAATATCCCGCGGGTATACGGGATTCAATAGATCCGATATACCTATTATATGTAATCTATATGTATTATGTGGTTGTACATCTCAGCATAATTGAAAGTCGACGAGACACTTCATAGCTCTTACATGGAACGTTGGAAAATAATATCGTAGCAGAGACGGACGACTCACTATAATGACGTTGGAAATTAATTATCATGTCATTTATCTTAGTTACTTTTCTCATTCTGAACTTATTCGtcgatttattaatttttcaagCAATTTACGCGTGCCGAATTTTACTCTTTTGAGTTTTATATTTAGATTTTAAATACTCCAAAACAATAGTACAGAAACACCTATATGATATCACAATATCAAGCAGAAATAAGTATGCTTTATATGATGTTACTAAtgaataaatcatattttaaaatataattttatagttAGATCcgataattgaataaaatatgttttgacaAAGTCAAAAGAATGTTTTTATTTCCGGGCTAACTTTTGTGCTGGGGCCATGTGGAACCAAACATTACGACTATAAAATATCCTCAACAACAATTGGCCCTATGCGAAGTGGAACATAAATATCATTTCATACTTTCAGTTGGATTTATAATATTATGCTTATAGGATGCTAATACTATATCATAACCACATTCTTGAGCGAACACGTAAATTCATCCAAGCGCAAATAAAAGCGATTAAGTTTAATAATGGTTGAGCAACAACCACTAGAAAACcgttaaaatttattaaataggGTTCCATTGTATTGGACATCattgcatttttattataatgatatttttgataccttcaattttttatttcgtatAGAATTTTTAAATAACGTACGAAATTGTATTGGAACAGCGTCATTTTCCACTCCACCTTCTTTGTTCAAAAGAATATATTCTGCCCTTCATGCCAAAAAAAGGGTACCAGGGTATTGTAACATAAACAACGGATTTACAATCAATTGAATGTAAGAAACCCTATTTCGCTTATAGTTAGTTTTAATTAATAGATATCGTGGTATCACGTTCTTTAGAGAATTAATCCTAGTTATAAAGGATAGCTTAACGAACTGATCACGGACACATGACCCCACAATGAAAACCCAATACGATATGTTATTTCCAAGCAAAGCGGGGTAACATCTGAGCGTAAAGAATTCATTCCAGAGAAATACAAAACCCACTCACGACAGAGACCACCTTGTGTGTATGCGTATAGTATAGTAGTCGCATTAATTTTCTGCTCATCAGACAAAAAGACCACAAACCTCGAAACTGAAACTTTATAAAACACCAATCGTTTGAAATAACTGAGAGATTTATTTGTAGTATTACttctaaattatattaaaaacgaaataatattaagattagaaaaaaaaaataatataaattgcaTTTGTGAAAAGTTAAACCTCTCACACACCTCCTATTAGTTCGTACCTTGGACGTGATTTGTTGaaaaaccgatattcattttatcgttaaaagttttaaatttaaatcatcGAATTAACTCCAAAACGGTTTATTTTACACCTGGAGCAAATATATACCaacttatttttaatattcttgtaTCTTTAGAAACACACATTACATATATCCAAAGATTCACATACGAGTGCCAAAATTTCTCGAACTCAAACACCACAACCTGTGATCAAACCTGTGGTTACTGCTCAATACCATGCTGTTTTGAAAGCATACTACCGACCGCTATATATCTGCCGAAGGATTGGACTTGCGTGCAAGCGTGGTAAATAACTGCACGTACACTATACTAATTAAACAAATGTCCAAAACGGAAAGAATTCCTTTGCACGAAAATATGCCATCTTCATAGATAAAGCATTCTCACGCGAGGTTGAACTATTTGATTCAGAGTTCAAGATACTATTAAAAACTTTGTACATTTATTAAACTGTTTTAGCAACCTGATACAAAAATAGAATTCGCTAAAATTAGAGTGACGGACGACGCATTAAAAATGCCTTACCAATACTGAGGAGTCACTTTTCAACAATAGTTActgaatatattaaaatatggtAAAATTATGGTAAAAGTAACTAGCATTTTTAAAAGTGAAACATGTTActgttattttcaaataattatcAATCACTAGacttatattattaaattgatCGCACGCAATCGAAGATATCAGTAATATTAAGgcattatatattcaaatttctgtTTCGTATTTCAGCACGCAACATCAAAATGCCTGTATTAAACgattaaaaagaaattttttgtcGGCAATTGTTTTTAGGACCAGTTAATACACGCTATTTTGCATTTATTGCATTGTATTCACTATGTATTCTGTGGTAACAACTTTGATGACGTTAACGTTGgtgtaaaatttatttgttctATTTTTGTATTACTAGTTATATCAACGGTTACGCTTGCGCGAACTtattttagcaaaaaataaaaacaccacAATATTCATGACTTTGCTTTTCTGATGTCTCATTGTACGATGACACAGTAAAATGCAGATAAAAGCAGGAAATGTCTATATTTGATATCCACTTGACAGTTGATTAATCTTCCGTGAATAAACTAATATTGCGTGACTTGGATTCGACAAACAAGTGACACGTGCTAGTACTCTCGACCGGCATGTCAGCAGTTTCCCTCAATTTCATAAATGATGATGTGGATGTATGCATTTTAGATAGTTAATTACGAAATTCTATATTTTATCCGGGTACAATTTTGGTATTCCGCCACCACTAACATTTTGATCTACATTATTTGATTCTTTGTTTTCATGATAGGTtaaaacaggggtgggcaaggtttttggatcaggggccaaaaattttacACACCTGGACTTGCGGATCATGTAagtgtggcgtaaaaagttacattttgtgAACCATATTTacggtgttacaaaagcaaaaaagaaaaacaataagccgcgttccaaaactaaattttatcgcaatctcaacaaattccttgagctattttttaggtaaaacattaaaatttggttttagtttggttgtggcagcatcaggcgagtcagattgaattacctaacggaccggatttggcccgcgcgTCGTAGTTTGCCAATGTCAGGGTTAAAAGGTGGGACAATAACCTGACCTAATCCAAATTAGGCTGGAGTAAACAGAATATTAGTGGTGTGCCAATAACAGAATGGTATTATGCTCCTATTTATCAAAAACGTTTTTGCGTTAAATGTTAAATTAGCATATATAAGCGAAGTCTGATGGGAATATTTCTGCACtttatgaattttatattcaaagtgCTAGGCCATATTTGTAAAACCTGAATCAAGTATTAAATTACGAAAAACTGCGCACAGGGTCATAAATTGGACAAATGCTTCATCAATGCTTTACATTTTGTCTGACTATACACCAAACTACTTGCATCCTTACCAAATCGCTCTAACCAATTCGTTATACAACACAAACACCCTGATTCATTGCTAATGACGGTATCATCTGAACATCTATGACTCGTTGTGGTAGCGGGGTTCGGAGTTTCGTAATACGTAGGGTTGACTGTTTATACAGGGGAGGATTTACACTGGACTTGTGATCGCAAGGTGGTACACGTAACCCGGTGGATCGGTTACGGCCTTCATCTATAACTAAGTCTGTGTCTGGGAATGTGAAGCGGTTAGCTATTCTTGTACCCAATTTTGCCTGGTAAAAAGATACGTGGGGTTCTCCGCCTTATTTAGGATGTTTTATCTCCCATCGTGATACCTTTGGCAATCCTTACAGtaccttttatttttaaaacgcATAATAGgacttttttaatatcaatttcaATAATCATCTTTTTGAAAACGTTTTcagtattgacatttttaaatacatattGCGGACGGGGAATATTGATTGACCTCTACTACACAAACAAGGTTATTTGAGCGTCTCCATCTGTTACTTACTCTCAACATAATATGTGTTAATGTTTGTTTTAATACAAAAGCGGGAAATTTGATGTtgatcatatttaaaaaaaaaaagcatatTTCGACAATCTGTTTTCTTGTGCACGACGATGGTAGATAAAAAAAAGCTTCAAGTGGACGCGTGGGCgcattttttgaatttcataaatttattcacACATCCGTTCGTTGAACATAACCTACTTGAAAAGGCCGTCCATTGTTTTTGTACATAGCGTGCAAATAATCGCTTTTGTAATCATTTTTAAGTTATGCCTGAGCTAACATTGTTGTTGTGTTTTGACATGTGAAACCAAGGTACAGGATTATGTTCCAGTTTATTTTtactagaatttttttttttatttacaccactttaatgtacaattttcatttcaaatactCTTTCCAATCACTTCCGTTAAACGATTTTTGCAACCGAAATTTGTTGGGCTGTGGTAAAATAGAAAACTTTTATCGTGTCTGAACTACATACAAATCTGGAATCTGGTTTTCTGAATAACCTCAACCTTACAcagtttatataataattttaccaattaattgttttatcttctataaataatattttagaggaatatatcatcaaattaaagattattttgacaaaatatattaGGATGTGAGATATTAAACTCATCTGAACCATGATGACATTGAGTATAGACGACAAAATCAAGTTAgcatcaaaatttaattttctgcaAGTCAGTAATTTTGCTCAGAAATCATTTGTCACAATCACAAATCACTCAGAAATCATAAATTTTCGAAATACATAAATCAAAGGTAAAAAAAACgagtatatatttaatttaacgTTGTTAGTAAATTCTCCTGTCGTTGTTGATTCTCACTAGTAAACCCTTCGGTATAACATATCAAATTTTGTCTTGGACATTTGCTCACCTGTTTCTACAGACGCGTTGAAATGTTACAATGGCGTCTTGTTTTCCCTCATATACCGCACATAAAACGTACTTCCATTTTACGCCAATTTCTACGCGCTCagttgttatattatttaataGAAGCAAATTTCGAGCAAATATGCAAGATTCTCTAATGCAATTAACACTGATTTGCAAAAATCTGTCTGAACCgttattttgcagaaaaaatcATCATATAATATGTCAAATTCAAGTCAAGGTAGACGGTAATAGTCTAATTATCTTTGAATACTTTATGTTGGTAATATAAACTGAAGAGTCGATCTAAGTATATTTTAGCTGTGCCCTCGAGGAAAATCTGGTTATATCTGTACCATGCTGGAGAGTGTCAATTTTTGTACAACTGTAACTTGCGACTAAAACTGTTTTACGGTAACATAAAAACTGCGTTTATCCCTATCTTATATATGTTATACCATAACAGGTCGACCACCCTTTCGTAATAATACAACGCGTCAGTCCCGCTCTGTCGGCTAACTATGAATTGGCGTGACAGAATGTCGGTACGCTGTTGTTTATACTGGTGGTTTTATGGGCGTTTTGTGGAAAAAATAACCTCTTGTTTGCCTAAGGCACTCGAATGGAACCGTCTATTTCAAGGTTTCGGTGCGTCGTCCTTATGTAAAAGAATCGACGTTATATAAACGAAGCGTTACTTATGCGAAGCTGGTGTCAGGCCCGGGCGGGAAGATTAATCTCCGAATAGAACGAAACGGCAAAAACGTTGATGAAATCTACTGGGATTGATTAGAAAACGCtaattatttattgtattcttTGTGCGATCGTATGGAATGTTTCCCTGACCATTAACAGTCGCCCAACATTTAACCGGTGCAAATTTTCTGATGTTATCTTAAAGTAGGCGTCTACTAACTGGTTTACATATTCAAAAACcatcattttcattcaaaagtTTTTAACCACCTGCCATTCAAGGGTACTGATTGCTAGGTCTAGCATAATCTAGCCATTTTTGGGTCAGTTTTTGATTtctgtaactaaattaaaactaCCCTAAATATAAAAGAACATCGAGTTATTGGATTTATACCTGCATTTTGGAAACAAGACAAA
This is a stretch of genomic DNA from Styela clava chromosome 2, kaStyClav1.hap1.2, whole genome shotgun sequence. It encodes these proteins:
- the LOC120335683 gene encoding uncharacterized protein LOC120335683, producing MSKIALVLGGAGNIGSASTKAFLESGGYKTVVITSRSQEKIDKVKEAIKASLGQDSSAKVLGVVGNVANEKASAELLDKVKSAVGDKVDVIISVMGFPYHNFGPLLHVNAEQINDVFGSQFFPAFGGYKTFFPLVKNSSSGAYVSVTGGGPDMYLGPGTAGMTLGGSLSTALAKVIMKEQAQDGVCISEVSFSCGVCPDPSVMPPGYNWLPSVDAGKALVSVATKKVAGGQTITIRTADDLSHVIANGALKQTNGVA